The stretch of DNA CCGGAATTGGTCATCAAACCGAAAGGCAGTTCTGGACCACTTGGGGCAATCTCCGAACCAAGCAACGAAAGACTTGTCATTGAGGTCGCAATCGGAGCGCGTGTTAGGGATGCTGTGGCATACCGAAGAGGACAATGTACTTTTTTCTACGATCTTCAGGGAGGAAATTGCGGACTGATCGGAACGGGAACGAGACCGACGAAACGTCAGGTGCTGAAATGTATAATGAGCCTTTTTGACCCGTTGGGCCTGCTGGCGTGTGTGCTGGTACACGGGAAAATAATGATGCAGAATATTTGGCGTAGCGGCATCAAATGGGATGACTTTGTCGACGAAAGCGTCTACGAATCGTGGACGAAATGGATTAGCCTGTTGGATGAAGTCAACGAAGTTCGGATTCCAAGGTGTTACTTCGAGAACGCGAGCACTGAGCTGTACCGTTCGTTGGAGGCCCATGTGTTCGTCGACGCAAGTGAAGCGGCGTATGCAGCGGTGGTGTACTTCCGAACTACCAATCGTTATGGAACAGCGAAATGCGCTCTAGTGTCAGCCAAAACGAAGGTGGCTCCTCTTCGATATGTCTCCATTCCTCGGTTGGAACTGATGGCCGCGGTATTGGGAACCCGGTTGCTGGTATTTGTGCGTTCTAATCATTCCATCCGAATCAACCGCGTCATCTACTGGTCGGACTCCGAAGTGACTCTGGCCTGGATCCGGTCAGAACATCGAAGATATCGCCCTTTCGTAGCCTGTCGCGTTGGAGAAATTCTTTCATCGTCAAACGTAAACGATTGGAGATACGTTCCGAGCAAACTTAACGTCTCAGATGAGGCTACCAAGTGGGGTAGTGGACCGTGCCTCAGCGCATCAGGCCGCTGGTTCAATGGCCCGACCTTTCTGCAACTGCCAGAGGAGGAGTGGCCTATGCCGAAAAGATCGCTCGCAACCACTGATGAAGAATTGCGAGCATGTCATCTGCATCAAGAAGTGCTCATCCTGCGTACTCCGATAGTATACGAACGCTTCTCCAACTGGAACCGATTACTGCACGCAACGGCATATGTAATAAGGTTTGGAACTTTTCGCAATCAGAAAGGCACAAAATGTAGCATATCGTTGAATCACGAGGAATTCAAGGCAGCCGAGATATTGCTTTGGAAACTGATTCAGTCTGAGGTTTACCCAGATGAGTTGACTATTCTTACTAAAAATAAGACAGTACCGATCTGTGAACGACTGATCTTAGAGAAGTCAAGCCCTCTTCGGATGCTTACACCGATGCTTGATGATGAGGGAGTTCTCCGAGTCGACAGTCGCATTTCCGCGGCACAAGGGGTAGCGGAAGATGTGAAGTTCCCAGTGATACTACCGAGAAAACACCACGTCACCAACCTTATCGTCGATAATTTCCATAGGAAGCTTCTCCATGGAAACTCCGAAACGGTGGTCAACGAAATCCGCCAGCGATTCTACATTGCACATCTGCGCACAGTAGTTCGAGGCATCGAGAAGCGGTGTCAACGGTGCAAGGTGATGAAAGCTAAGCCTTCAACTCCAAGGATAGGTCCTCTTCCGGAAGCACGCTTGTCGCCTGGAGTTCGCCCATTTACTTATATCGGCATCGACTACTTTGGGCCAATCCTGGTGAAAGTAAACAGATCCGCAGCAAAACGGTGGGTGTGTCTGATTACGTGTCTCACAATTCGTGCAGTACACGTTGAGGTTGCATATGATTTATCGACGAAGAGCTGTATCGCCTGTATACGTCGCTTCATCTGTCGCAGAGGGTCACCGAAAGAAATATACTCCGACAATGGTCGGAACTTTACCGGAGCGGAACGAATTCTGCAAGACTAAATCGAGCGGATCGAGCAGGATGCAGCTACGACGTTCACCAACACCGAGACAAAATGGTTCTTCATTCCGCCTTCCTGTCCCCATATGGGGGGATTGTGGGAACGCATGGTACGTTCCATCAAGAACGCCATGAAAAGCATTCCCCAAGATGACAAACTCGACGACGAAGGATTACAAACTGTATTGGTAGAGGCTGAAGAAATTGTCAACTCGCGCCCGCTCACGTACCTACCACTGGACTCAGCAGAGCGAGAAGCACTCACTCCAAACCACTTCATCTTGGGAAGCTCATCTGGAGTAGTGCAGCCAATAACAAAGTTAGAAGACTCTGCTAATGAGCTTAATGCATCCTGGAACCTGGTCCAGAAACGTATCGACCATTTCTGGAGGCGATGGGTTCGGGAATACTTACCCACACTCACCAAACGCACTAAATAGGTTGAAGAGACGAAGCCTGTCCAACCCGGAGACTTGGTCATTGTGATCGACG from Toxorhynchites rutilus septentrionalis strain SRP chromosome 3, ASM2978413v1, whole genome shotgun sequence encodes:
- the LOC129774285 gene encoding uncharacterized protein LOC129774285 — translated: MSLFDPLGLLACVLVHGKIMMQNIWRSGIKWDDFVDESVYESWTKWISLLDEVNEVRIPRCYFENASTELYRSLEAHVFVDASEAAYAAVVYFRTTNRYGTAKCALVSAKTKVAPLRYVSIPRLELMAAVLGTRLLVFVRSNHSIRINRVIYWSDSEVTLAWIRSEHRRYRPFVACRVGEILSSSNVNDWRYVPSKLNVSDEATKWGSGPCLSASGRWFNGPTFLQLPEEEWPMPKRSLATTDEELRACHLHQEVLILRTPIVYERFSNWNRLLHATAYVIRFGTFRNQKGTKCSISLNHEEFKAAEILLWKLIQSEVYPDELTILTKNKTVPICERLILEKSSPLRMLTPMLDDEGVLRVDSRISAAQGVAEDVKFPVILPRKHHVTNLIVDNFHRKLLHGNSETVVNEIRQRFYIAHLRTVVRGIEKRCQRCKVMKAKPSTPRIGPLPEARLSPGVRPFTYIGIDYFGPILVKVNRSAAKRWVCLITCLTIRAVHVEVAYDLSTKSCIACIRRFICRRGSPKEIYSDNGRNFTGAERILQD
- the LOC129774286 gene encoding uncharacterized protein LOC129774286, with the protein product MGGLWERMVRSIKNAMKSIPQDDKLDDEGLQTVLVEAEEIVNSRPLTYLPLDSAEREALTPNHFILGSSSGVVQPITKLEDSANELNASWNLVQKRIDHFWRRWVEETKPVQPGDLVIVIDDSRRNGWIRGRIVEVTPGSDGRIRQALVQTSSGLFRRPVSKLAVLDVDRLGEIDGSIHSHGEGNVRTITAPATRPTAPSLFFKNLIGIPGRKSSEELQERHIQGTVKHGEGNGMV